Proteins found in one Pirellulales bacterium genomic segment:
- the priA gene encoding primosomal protein N': MPQQHLFDTRPAAWEEDDARERLVASVIFPTGPDQPFDYAVPDSLRDRIECGRRVRAPFGRGNRAVVGFCVQLENRHDVRRQLKSITDVVDTRNLLSPSMLRLTRWMADRYLSSWGQALETVLPAVVRKQTALKRITLVGISAEAAGQIDSLKGATPKQREILHYLGGQPAPIPTAALKSALGCTDAPIATLRRKGWIDAVARIVVPEEARLPVPPREADYVLNADQRVALDAMLAALHSHAQQTILIHGVTGSGKTEVYIQAIQEVVRFGRQAIVLVPEISLTPQTRDRFRARFDHVAVLHSHLRDAERNWHWQRIAAGEVSVVVGARSAVFAPVPNLGLIILDEEHETSFKQETTPRYHAREVALWRAQAETIPLVLGSATPSLESWHRARQGEFRLVEMPRRVLDRPMPAVGTIDLRNEFQNRRTRGAVSRKLHQSIAAALEQGGQVILLLNRRGFATHIQCPACGYVVRCPHCDLALTHHRQLDIALCHYCDYQMPAPVACPECDFSGIRYGGVGTQKLEAEIRTRFPDARVLRMDTDTMQAPGSHARALASFRDGQVDILLGTQMIAKGLDFPRVTLVGVVNADTALHLPDFRAAEHTFQLVTQVAGRTGRGERGGRVVVQTFSPDHPAIRSAMNHDYAAFARQELPIREALLYPPFAEMVRLVVRGPVEAPVREFIAELGRHFTRELKQIDTQSRLLGPAPAPFAKLRGMYRYHLQLQAIDGAKLRAMVREVLAAIVCPNEIQWSVDVDPLDML; the protein is encoded by the coding sequence ATGCCCCAGCAGCATCTTTTCGACACGCGGCCGGCCGCTTGGGAGGAGGACGATGCGCGCGAGCGGCTTGTGGCCAGCGTGATTTTTCCGACCGGGCCGGATCAGCCGTTCGATTATGCGGTGCCGGATTCGCTGCGCGATCGAATCGAATGCGGCCGGCGGGTGCGCGCGCCGTTTGGCCGCGGCAATCGGGCGGTGGTGGGGTTTTGCGTGCAACTGGAAAACCGCCACGATGTGCGGCGGCAATTGAAATCGATCACTGACGTCGTCGATACGCGCAATCTGCTTTCCCCATCCATGCTGCGGCTGACTCGCTGGATGGCCGACCGCTATTTGTCGAGCTGGGGGCAGGCACTCGAAACCGTACTGCCGGCGGTGGTGCGCAAGCAAACCGCGCTAAAGCGAATCACGCTCGTCGGCATCAGCGCCGAGGCGGCAGGGCAAATCGATTCCTTGAAAGGCGCCACGCCGAAGCAACGCGAGATTCTCCACTATCTCGGCGGCCAACCGGCCCCGATTCCCACCGCAGCGCTGAAATCCGCGCTGGGCTGCACCGATGCCCCGATCGCCACGCTGCGGCGGAAGGGATGGATCGACGCCGTCGCGCGGATCGTGGTGCCCGAGGAAGCCCGGCTTCCCGTCCCGCCGCGCGAAGCCGACTATGTGCTCAATGCCGACCAGCGCGTGGCCCTCGACGCGATGCTCGCGGCATTGCATTCGCACGCGCAGCAAACGATCTTGATCCACGGCGTCACCGGTAGCGGCAAGACGGAAGTGTATATCCAGGCCATTCAGGAAGTCGTGCGATTCGGCCGGCAGGCGATCGTGTTGGTGCCCGAAATCAGCCTGACGCCGCAAACGCGCGACCGCTTTCGGGCCCGGTTCGACCATGTGGCCGTGCTGCATAGTCATCTGCGCGATGCGGAGCGAAACTGGCATTGGCAGCGGATCGCGGCGGGAGAAGTGTCGGTGGTCGTGGGGGCCCGCAGCGCCGTGTTCGCCCCGGTGCCCAATCTGGGGCTGATCATTCTCGACGAAGAGCATGAAACGAGTTTCAAGCAGGAAACCACGCCGCGCTACCATGCCCGAGAAGTGGCCCTGTGGCGAGCGCAGGCCGAAACGATTCCGCTCGTGCTCGGCTCGGCCACGCCCTCGCTGGAAAGCTGGCATCGGGCTCGGCAGGGCGAATTTCGCTTGGTCGAAATGCCGCGGCGCGTGCTCGATCGCCCGATGCCGGCGGTGGGCACGATCGATTTGCGCAATGAATTTCAGAATCGCCGCACCCGTGGCGCCGTGAGCCGCAAGCTTCATCAGAGCATCGCCGCCGCGCTCGAGCAGGGCGGGCAAGTGATCCTGTTATTGAATCGCCGCGGTTTTGCGACACACATTCAATGCCCCGCGTGCGGTTACGTGGTGCGATGTCCGCATTGCGATCTTGCCCTGACGCATCATCGGCAACTCGACATCGCGCTGTGCCACTATTGCGACTATCAAATGCCGGCGCCAGTGGCGTGCCCCGAGTGCGACTTCTCCGGCATTCGCTATGGCGGCGTGGGGACGCAAAAGCTCGAGGCCGAGATTCGCACGCGGTTCCCCGATGCCCGGGTGTTGCGCATGGACACCGACACGATGCAGGCCCCCGGCAGCCATGCCCGGGCGCTGGCGTCGTTTCGCGATGGCCAGGTCGACATCCTGCTTGGCACGCAGATGATCGCCAAGGGGCTCGATTTTCCACGAGTGACGCTTGTGGGCGTGGTGAATGCCGACACGGCGTTGCATTTACCCGATTTCCGCGCGGCGGAACACACGTTTCAATTGGTCACTCAAGTGGCGGGCCGCACGGGGCGCGGCGAGCGAGGCGGCCGCGTGGTCGTGCAGACATTTAGCCCCGACCATCCGGCGATCCGCTCGGCGATGAATCACGACTACGCCGCGTTTGCCCGGCAAGAGCTGCCGATTCGCGAGGCCCTATTGTATCCGCCGTTTGCCGAGATGGTGCGGCTGGTGGTGCGCGGCCCGGTCGAAGCCCCGGTGCGCGAGTTCATCGCCGAATTGGGCCGGCATTTCACGCGCGAGCTGAAACAGATCGACACGCAAAGCCGCTTGCTCGGCCCGGCCCCGGCCCCGTTCGCCAAGCTCCGCGGCATGTATCGCTACCACTTGCAGCTCCAAGCGATCGACGGAGCGAAACTGCGGGCGATGGTCCGCGAAGTGCTGGCCGCGATCGTTTGTCCCAACGAAATCCAATGGAGCGTGGACGTCGACCCGCTGGATATGTTGTAA
- a CDS encoding addiction module protein has product MSQSINIADIKALTIPERILRVEEIWDSIVAEEEALPIT; this is encoded by the coding sequence ATGAGCCAGTCCATCAATATTGCAGATATCAAGGCCCTAACTATCCCCGAGCGCATTCTCCGGGTCGAGGAGATCTGGGATAGCATCGTCGCCGAGGAAGAGGCGCTTCCGATCACGTAA
- a CDS encoding CPBP family intramembrane glutamic endopeptidase, translating to MLAALFGNTCSWPQTSGYYWQQSRRPLTCLVFVAPLLLLYEGGVLWLGPQAMRNGADVWLRQFLDLLGFGQYFLLPALTVAILLGWHHTTAQKWQVVPGVLYAMFAECFLLGLVLVVIARLQGALLSMFLSAPPDWPVQASMSAAIGAGGKLIAFFGAGIYEEVLFRLTLLPLAAWGLRLSGLGPRQALVGAVVATSLVFSAAHYVGPHGQTWEISSFVFRSVAGGFFAVLFVYRGFGIAAGTHALYDILVGLLLHGITGAL from the coding sequence ATGCTTGCGGCGCTGTTTGGAAATACGTGTAGTTGGCCGCAAACGAGCGGCTACTACTGGCAGCAATCGCGCCGGCCGTTGACTTGCCTGGTGTTCGTCGCCCCGCTGCTGTTGCTCTACGAGGGGGGCGTGTTGTGGCTGGGCCCGCAGGCCATGCGCAATGGGGCCGATGTCTGGCTCCGCCAGTTTCTCGACCTGTTGGGCTTCGGCCAATATTTCTTGCTGCCAGCGCTGACCGTGGCGATTCTACTTGGTTGGCACCACACGACGGCCCAGAAATGGCAGGTCGTGCCGGGAGTGCTGTATGCGATGTTTGCCGAGTGTTTTCTACTGGGGCTGGTGTTGGTGGTGATTGCCCGGCTGCAAGGGGCTCTGTTGTCGATGTTTCTCTCGGCCCCGCCCGACTGGCCAGTGCAGGCTTCGATGTCGGCGGCGATCGGCGCGGGGGGCAAACTGATCGCGTTTTTCGGGGCCGGCATTTATGAAGAGGTGTTGTTTCGCCTGACACTTTTGCCGCTGGCCGCCTGGGGACTGCGTCTGTCGGGCCTCGGCCCGAGGCAGGCGTTGGTTGGGGCGGTCGTCGCCACGAGCCTGGTGTTCTCGGCAGCCCACTACGTCGGCCCGCACGGCCAGACGTGGGAGATTTCGAGCTTCGTGTTTCGATCGGTGGCGGGAGGATTCTTCGCCGTGCTGTTCGTCTACCGCGGCTTCGGCATCGCCGCCGGCACCCACGCGCTCTACGACATCCTCGTCGGCCTGCTGCTCCACGGAATCACCGGCGCGCTTTGA
- a CDS encoding M28 family peptidase encodes MNALRRLGGLVMRWLSGQTLFVCAVAGAAALVGGWLLVRANVPDAEVVASPKLTLENIPFNGTETYDYLKAICKIGPRPSGSAGMVAQQKMLADHFQKLGGAVRMQEFRARNPLDGSPVPMANMIVTWHPDRKERILLAAHYDTRPYPDEDKHHPKGVFIGANDGASGVAILMELAKSMPTLNTPFGVDFVLLDGEEFVFKQHDRGFFPGSGDPMFLGAEYFARDYASQPPPYKYRWGVLLDMVGGAELRIGEEQNSWSWEDTRPLVKQLWGVADKLGVHEFIPHRMENVLDDHLRLHEIGKIPTCDVISFLAYLPYWHTEQDTPAHCSALSLAKVGWVMQEWLKQAK; translated from the coding sequence ATGAACGCTTTACGACGCTTAGGGGGATTGGTCATGCGCTGGCTATCGGGCCAAACGCTTTTTGTTTGCGCCGTGGCGGGCGCGGCTGCATTGGTGGGTGGATGGTTGCTGGTGCGCGCCAACGTGCCGGATGCCGAGGTGGTGGCGTCTCCAAAGCTGACGCTGGAGAATATCCCCTTCAACGGCACCGAGACCTACGACTATCTCAAGGCGATTTGCAAAATCGGACCGCGGCCAAGCGGTTCGGCCGGCATGGTCGCCCAGCAAAAAATGCTGGCCGACCATTTTCAGAAGTTGGGCGGCGCGGTGCGGATGCAAGAGTTCCGGGCCCGCAACCCGCTCGACGGCAGCCCGGTGCCAATGGCCAATATGATCGTCACCTGGCATCCAGACCGCAAAGAACGCATTCTCTTAGCCGCGCATTACGACACCCGGCCGTATCCCGATGAAGATAAGCACCATCCGAAGGGAGTGTTCATCGGGGCCAACGACGGCGCGAGCGGCGTGGCCATCTTGATGGAATTGGCGAAGTCGATGCCGACATTGAACACGCCGTTCGGCGTCGATTTCGTGTTGCTCGACGGGGAGGAATTCGTGTTCAAGCAACACGATCGCGGGTTCTTCCCTGGATCGGGCGATCCGATGTTTCTCGGGGCGGAATATTTTGCCCGCGACTACGCCAGCCAACCGCCGCCCTACAAATACCGTTGGGGCGTGTTGCTCGACATGGTCGGCGGCGCCGAACTGCGAATCGGCGAGGAACAGAACAGTTGGTCGTGGGAAGACACCCGGCCGCTGGTCAAGCAACTCTGGGGCGTGGCCGACAAGCTCGGCGTTCACGAGTTCATCCCGCATCGTATGGAAAACGTCTTGGATGACCACCTCCGCCTCCACGAAATCGGCAAAATCCCTACCTGCGATGTAATCAGCTTTCTCGCCTATTTGCCCTACTGGCACACCGAACAAGACACGCCCGCCCATTGCTCGGCCTTGTCGCTGGCCAAAGTCGGCTGGGTGATGCAAGAATGGCTGAAGCAGGCTAAATAA